A genomic segment from Bacillus cereus G9842 encodes:
- a CDS encoding alpha/beta fold hydrolase gives MNELKIIFIPGWGMEENIWDLVIPYFKGYPVQCIDWRNVKERSEFAERIIDVAHNDNVILVGWSLGALAAVEAYKKIKAKGIVLIGGTAKFTSTSDYSNGWNALHVERLKRNLARRKEDTLKRFYENMFTKDELKENKNFEDIVDRFKGDSIQSLQLGLDYLIETDMREELKEIKVPILLIHGEQDVICPLSAARSMTENSSSELKVVSEAGHALCVTNFEYCANEIIQFVEGIRHDQQNVTTKTV, from the coding sequence ATGAACGAGCTAAAGATTATTTTTATTCCCGGATGGGGAATGGAAGAGAATATTTGGGATTTAGTAATTCCGTATTTTAAAGGATATCCTGTTCAATGCATAGATTGGCGTAATGTGAAAGAACGAAGTGAATTTGCGGAACGAATTATAGATGTAGCGCATAATGACAACGTAATTTTAGTTGGATGGTCACTAGGAGCGTTAGCAGCAGTTGAAGCTTATAAAAAGATTAAGGCAAAAGGCATCGTATTAATTGGTGGTACTGCTAAATTTACAAGTACGAGCGATTACAGTAACGGATGGAATGCTTTGCATGTAGAACGGCTGAAAAGAAATTTGGCGAGAAGGAAAGAAGATACGCTCAAGCGGTTTTATGAAAATATGTTTACGAAAGATGAGCTAAAAGAGAATAAAAACTTTGAAGACATTGTAGACCGTTTTAAAGGTGATTCTATTCAGTCTTTACAACTAGGTTTAGATTATTTAATAGAAACAGATATGAGAGAAGAACTAAAAGAAATTAAAGTACCTATACTACTTATTCACGGAGAACAGGATGTAATATGCCCATTGTCTGCGGCACGTAGTATGACGGAGAATAGCAGCAGCGAGCTGAAAGTAGTAAGTGAAGCAGGGCATGCATTATGTGTAACGAATTTTGAATATTGTGCAAATGAGATAATTCAATTTGTAGAGGGGATACGACATGATCAACAAAACGTTACTACAAAAACGGTTTAA
- the bioF gene encoding 8-amino-7-oxononanoate synthase: MNQTWRAHLQSKLQQLHKQGQYRNLYVTEQAEETWLIRDKKRMLNLASNNYLGLAGDERLKEAAIACTKRYGTGATASRLVVGNHPLYEEVERSICDWKGTERALIVNSGYTANIGAISSLASRHDIVFSDKLNHASIVDGIILSGAEHKRYRHNDLDHLEKLLKMASPEKRKLIVTDTVFSMDGDTAYLRDLVQLKEKYGAIIIVDEAHASGIYGIGGAGLSHIEKNLSQKIDIHMGTFSKALGCYGAYLTGDEIYIEYLQNMMRSFIFTTALPPSTLGAVQKAIEIVKEDNERRENLIANGEYFRTKLRDAGFDIGNSSTHIVPIVVGSNEHALRFSKRLQEAGIAAIAIRPPTVPVHSSRIRFAVTSQHTIADLKWAIDRIIHIAKEEEIFV; encoded by the coding sequence ATGAATCAAACGTGGCGGGCGCACCTTCAATCTAAATTACAACAATTACATAAGCAAGGGCAGTATCGAAATTTATATGTAACAGAGCAGGCAGAAGAGACTTGGCTTATTCGAGATAAAAAAAGGATGTTAAATTTAGCGTCAAATAATTATTTAGGGTTAGCTGGAGATGAAAGGTTAAAAGAAGCTGCTATTGCCTGTACAAAAAGATATGGAACTGGAGCGACTGCCTCTCGTCTCGTTGTAGGAAATCATCCATTATATGAAGAGGTTGAGAGAAGCATATGTGACTGGAAAGGTACTGAAAGAGCTTTAATTGTAAATAGTGGGTATACGGCAAATATAGGTGCCATATCTTCTTTAGCCTCTCGGCACGATATTGTTTTTAGTGATAAGTTAAATCACGCAAGTATTGTTGATGGAATCATATTAAGCGGGGCAGAGCATAAAAGGTATCGTCATAATGATTTGGATCATTTAGAGAAGCTTTTGAAAATGGCTTCGCCTGAAAAGAGGAAATTAATCGTAACAGATACCGTTTTTAGTATGGATGGTGATACTGCGTATTTGAGAGATTTAGTACAACTGAAAGAGAAATACGGAGCAATCATTATAGTCGATGAAGCACATGCGAGTGGAATATATGGAATCGGCGGAGCTGGATTATCTCACATAGAAAAAAATCTTTCTCAAAAAATTGATATACATATGGGGACGTTTAGCAAGGCTTTAGGGTGTTATGGTGCGTATTTGACAGGTGATGAAATTTATATAGAGTATTTACAAAATATGATGAGAAGCTTTATTTTTACTACAGCTTTACCACCAAGTACGTTAGGAGCGGTGCAAAAAGCAATTGAAATTGTAAAAGAAGATAACGAAAGAAGAGAGAACCTTATAGCAAATGGAGAATACTTCAGAACTAAATTAAGGGATGCTGGTTTTGATATTGGGAATAGTTCAACTCATATTGTACCGATTGTAGTCGGTTCAAATGAACATGCTTTACGGTTTAGTAAAAGGTTGCAAGAGGCAGGGATTGCGGCTATTGCAATTCGTCCGCCAACTGTGCCGGTTCATAGTTCTCGAATTCGCTTTGCAGTTACATCGCAACATACAATAGCTGATTTAAAATGGGCTATTGATCGAATTATTCACATTGCGAAAGAAGAGGAGATTTTCGTATGA
- the bioD gene encoding dethiobiotin synthase — MSGFFITATDTEVGKTVVAGAIAGVFRELGYNVGVYKPLQSGHVASNPEGDAARLKVLSGVPTQENEICPYSIEEPLAPRLAMKRAGRVVKLKEITDYYNELLKEFNSLFVEGAGGLAVPYTEDALVIDFAKELQLPLIVVARPTLGTVNHTVLTIAYAKAHGLTVAGVILSGCKECEMERVQENKEMIEELSGVPVLGLLPFFEGEFTKEEVLESAKEYIMISKLEEFIQNESNVAGAPSI, encoded by the coding sequence ATGAGTGGTTTTTTCATAACAGCAACTGATACTGAAGTTGGAAAAACAGTAGTTGCAGGTGCTATAGCAGGTGTATTTAGAGAATTAGGATATAACGTAGGGGTATATAAACCGTTGCAAAGTGGGCATGTTGCATCAAACCCTGAGGGAGATGCGGCAAGGTTAAAAGTATTATCAGGTGTACCGACACAAGAAAATGAAATTTGCCCTTATTCTATTGAAGAACCACTTGCTCCGAGACTTGCCATGAAAAGAGCTGGAAGAGTAGTAAAGTTAAAAGAAATTACTGATTACTATAATGAACTATTAAAAGAGTTTAATAGCTTATTTGTAGAAGGAGCAGGTGGGCTTGCTGTCCCATATACAGAAGATGCTTTAGTAATTGATTTTGCAAAAGAATTACAGTTGCCTCTTATTGTAGTAGCTCGTCCTACATTAGGAACAGTAAATCATACAGTGTTAACGATTGCTTACGCAAAGGCGCATGGCTTAACCGTAGCGGGTGTCATTTTATCAGGTTGCAAAGAATGTGAAATGGAAAGAGTGCAAGAAAATAAAGAGATGATTGAAGAGTTGAGCGGGGTACCAGTTTTAGGATTATTACCATTCTTTGAAGGTGAGTTTACGAAAGAAGAAGTATTGGAATCTGCAAAAGAATATATTATGATTTCAAAATTAGAGGAGTTTATCCAAAATGAATCAAACGTGGCGGGCGCACCTTCAATCTAA
- the bioA gene encoding adenosylmethionine--8-amino-7-oxononanoate transaminase, whose protein sequence is MLTIFINKLTLGVTVVTINSRTIEKSSYTYEELAEKNKAYVWHPFTQMKDYLEEDPVIIERGEGRKLYDVNGNEYWDGVSSIWLNVHGHQVPELDEAIREQLNKIAHSTMLGLANVPSILLAEKIIEVVPDGLKKVFYSDSGSTAVEIAIKMAFQYWQHKGKPKKQRFVTLKEAYHGDTIGAVSVGAIDLFHQVYSSLLFDAIKMPYPYTYRSPYGNNKEEIVKSHLAEMEELLKEKHEEVAAIIVEPLMQGAGGMITMPKGYLKGLRDLCTKYNVLFITDEVATGFGRTGKMFACEHENVTPDILTAGKGLTGGYLPIAVTVTTDEIYNAFLGEYEEQKTFFHGHSYTGNPLGCAVAIANLELYEKTNLIEEVARKTDYVAAQLEKLFAYKHVGDIRQCGLMVGIELVKNKETKEAFDWTERVGVQVCKRSRELGMILRPLGNTIVFMPPLASTFEEIDDMLRILYKAISDVTEGE, encoded by the coding sequence ATGTTAACTATATTTATAAACAAGTTAACATTAGGAGTGACAGTTGTGACAATAAATAGTAGAACGATTGAAAAATCATCTTATACATATGAAGAATTAGCAGAGAAAAATAAAGCTTACGTATGGCACCCATTTACACAAATGAAAGATTATTTAGAAGAAGATCCTGTCATTATTGAACGTGGAGAGGGAAGAAAGCTATACGATGTAAATGGTAATGAATATTGGGATGGTGTTTCATCTATATGGTTAAATGTTCACGGACATCAAGTACCGGAATTAGATGAAGCAATTCGTGAGCAATTAAATAAAATTGCTCATTCTACTATGTTAGGACTTGCTAACGTTCCATCTATTTTATTAGCAGAAAAAATTATTGAGGTTGTACCAGATGGATTGAAGAAGGTATTCTATTCTGATTCAGGTTCTACCGCTGTTGAAATTGCAATTAAGATGGCTTTCCAATATTGGCAGCATAAAGGGAAACCAAAGAAACAAAGATTCGTTACATTAAAAGAAGCATATCACGGTGATACAATTGGAGCTGTTTCAGTAGGGGCAATAGACTTGTTTCACCAAGTGTATAGTTCGCTCTTATTTGATGCGATTAAAATGCCGTATCCATATACATATCGTTCTCCTTACGGAAATAATAAGGAGGAAATTGTAAAAAGCCATTTAGCAGAAATGGAAGAATTGTTGAAAGAAAAGCATGAAGAAGTAGCTGCCATCATTGTAGAGCCATTAATGCAAGGTGCTGGTGGAATGATTACAATGCCAAAAGGATATTTAAAAGGACTGCGCGATTTATGTACAAAGTACAATGTATTATTTATTACAGATGAGGTAGCGACTGGATTTGGGCGTACAGGGAAAATGTTTGCGTGTGAACATGAAAATGTGACGCCAGACATTTTAACTGCTGGTAAAGGTTTAACAGGTGGATATTTACCAATTGCAGTTACCGTAACGACAGATGAAATATATAATGCCTTCTTAGGAGAATATGAAGAACAAAAAACATTTTTCCATGGACATAGCTATACAGGCAATCCGTTAGGGTGTGCCGTAGCAATCGCGAATCTAGAACTATATGAAAAAACAAATTTAATAGAAGAAGTGGCACGTAAAACGGATTATGTGGCAGCGCAATTAGAAAAGCTCTTTGCGTATAAACATGTAGGTGATATTCGTCAGTGCGGATTAATGGTTGGTATCGAGCTTGTGAAGAATAAGGAAACGAAAGAAGCTTTTGACTGGACAGAAAGAGTCGGTGTTCAAGTATGTAAACGCTCAAGAGAGCTAGGTATGATTTTACGACCGCTAGGTAACACGATTGTATTTATGCCGCCACTTGCTTCTACTTTTGAAGAGATTGATGATATGTTACGCATCTTATATAAGGCAATCTCGGATGTTACGGAGGGAGAATAA
- the nhaC gene encoding Na+/H+ antiporter NhaC: MVSKIESVLLTIFIFFCIGFSVIQLEVSPHIPILFGIVLLLAFGFLKKISWSTMEKGMISSISAGIPSIFIFLLVGVLISVWIAAGTIPTLMVYGFQLVSPKIFVPTVFVVCAIVGTSIGSAFTTAATVGLAFMGMGTALGYDPALIAGAIISGAFFGDKMSPLSDTTNLAPAVTGVDLFEHIRNMLWTTVPAFIIAFIAFFILGSGSGGNVDFSAFINTLEKNATISIVTLIPILLLFLFAFKKVPAVPTLLAGIVVGIIILFIFKPSTSLADLIKIMQDGYVSKTGIKDIDSLLSRGGLQSMMMSIALIFLALCMGGLLQGMGIIAQLMNIISSFVKTSTRLIISTASTAIGVNFLLGEQYLSIVLTGQAFANKYDEVGLERRNLSRVLEDAGTVINPLVPWGVSGVFLTNVLSVPTFDYLPYAIFCLACPVVTIIVGFTGFGLSWKKEKAVPVS; encoded by the coding sequence ATGGTTTCAAAAATTGAGTCTGTTCTTTTAACAATTTTTATCTTTTTCTGTATTGGTTTTAGTGTTATTCAATTAGAAGTTTCACCACACATCCCAATTTTATTTGGTATCGTTCTTTTATTAGCATTTGGATTCCTGAAGAAAATCTCTTGGTCTACTATGGAGAAAGGGATGATTAGTAGTATTTCAGCTGGTATTCCATCTATATTTATTTTCTTACTTGTAGGCGTATTAATTAGCGTTTGGATCGCAGCTGGAACTATTCCGACTTTAATGGTATACGGCTTCCAACTTGTATCTCCAAAAATTTTCGTTCCAACTGTTTTTGTTGTTTGTGCAATTGTTGGAACGAGTATCGGTAGTGCATTTACAACTGCTGCAACTGTAGGACTTGCCTTTATGGGAATGGGTACTGCCCTTGGATACGATCCAGCTCTTATTGCTGGGGCAATTATTTCTGGTGCATTCTTTGGAGATAAAATGTCTCCTTTATCTGATACAACAAACTTAGCGCCTGCTGTAACGGGTGTAGATTTATTTGAACATATTCGTAACATGCTTTGGACAACAGTGCCAGCTTTCATTATTGCTTTTATCGCATTTTTCATTTTAGGAAGCGGATCTGGTGGAAACGTTGATTTCTCAGCATTTATTAACACATTAGAAAAAAATGCAACGATTTCTATCGTTACACTGATTCCTATTTTATTACTGTTCCTATTCGCATTTAAAAAGGTACCCGCAGTTCCAACATTACTTGCAGGAATTGTGGTAGGGATTATTATTCTCTTTATTTTTAAACCTAGCACTTCTTTAGCTGATTTAATAAAAATTATGCAAGACGGTTACGTTTCTAAAACTGGTATCAAAGATATTGATAGCTTATTATCTCGCGGTGGCCTGCAAAGTATGATGATGTCAATTGCTCTTATTTTCCTAGCTCTTTGTATGGGAGGATTATTACAAGGAATGGGTATTATAGCGCAGCTGATGAATATTATCTCTAGCTTCGTAAAAACTAGTACACGCTTAATTATTTCTACTGCTTCAACTGCAATTGGTGTAAACTTCTTACTCGGTGAGCAGTACTTATCCATCGTTTTAACAGGACAAGCATTTGCTAATAAATACGATGAAGTCGGTTTAGAACGTCGTAATTTATCACGAGTATTAGAAGATGCTGGTACAGTAATTAATCCACTCGTACCATGGGGTGTAAGTGGCGTATTCTTAACAAACGTTCTTAGCGTTCCAACATTCGATTACCTGCCATACGCAATCTTCTGTTTAGCGTGTCCAGTCGTAACCATTATCGTCGGCTTTACTGGATTCGGTCTTTCATGGAAAAAAGAAAAAGCAGTACCAGTTTCATAA
- the cpdB gene encoding bifunctional 2',3'-cyclic-nucleotide 2'-phosphodiesterase/3'-nucleotidase, with translation MKKSKKMLAGATLAIGVIAPQVMPATAHADENTGESTVNLRILETSDIHVNLMNYDYYQTKTDNKVGLVQTATLVNKAREEVKNSVLFDDGDALQGTPLGDYVANKIKDPKNRVDPSYTHPLYRVMNLMKYDVISLGNHEFNYGLDYLKKVTSKTKIPVINSNVYRDDHDGNDENDEHYFDRPYHILEKEVVDEAGQKQIVKIGVMGFVPPQIMNWDKANLEGQVKAKDIVETAKKMVPKMKAEGADVIVALAHSGVDKSGYNVGMENASYYLTEVPGVNAVLMGHSHTEVKDVFNGVPVVMPGVFGSNLGIIDMQLKKVNGKWEVQKDQSKPQLRPIADSKGNPLVESDQKLVNEIKDEHEKTIEYVNTHVGETKAPINSYFSLVQDDPSVQIVTNAQKWYVEQELKKPEYEKIKDIPVLSAGAPFKAGGRNGATYYTDIPAGTLAIKNVADLYVYPNTLYAVKVNGAQVKEWLEMSAGQFNQIDPKKTEEQPLVNIGYPTYNFDILDGLKYEIDVTQPAKYDKDGKVVNANANRIVNMTYEGKLVADKQEFIVATNNYRGSSQTFPGVSKGEVVYQSQDETRQIIVKYMQKIKDIDPAADQNWTFKPIVADKLNTTFDSSPNAQKYIKKDGKISYVGPSENEFAKYAIDITKKNDDKETGEGNPTTPPTGNGENPTPPTEEGNNGNEPKQDGNNTGSGQTTTDDQNTKETTTTVSENKEAEKDERDLPKTGASIASTIGAGLAFVGAGLLMLFRKKKANR, from the coding sequence GTGAAAAAGTCAAAAAAAATGCTAGCTGGAGCAACTCTTGCGATTGGTGTTATAGCGCCGCAAGTAATGCCAGCAACAGCTCATGCAGATGAGAACACTGGGGAGAGTACAGTTAACTTACGAATTCTAGAAACATCAGATATTCACGTTAACTTAATGAATTACGATTATTATCAAACGAAAACAGATAATAAAGTAGGACTTGTACAAACGGCAACACTCGTTAATAAAGCACGTGAAGAAGTGAAAAACTCTGTCCTATTTGATGATGGGGATGCATTACAAGGGACACCGCTTGGGGATTACGTAGCGAATAAAATAAAAGATCCGAAGAATCGTGTGGATCCTAGTTATACACACCCATTATATCGTGTAATGAATTTAATGAAGTATGACGTCATCTCTCTTGGGAATCATGAATTTAACTACGGTTTAGATTATTTAAAGAAAGTGACTAGTAAAACAAAAATTCCGGTTATTAACTCGAATGTCTACAGAGATGACCATGATGGTAATGATGAGAATGACGAGCATTACTTTGATAGACCATATCATATTTTAGAGAAAGAAGTAGTGGATGAAGCAGGCCAAAAACAAATAGTGAAAATTGGTGTAATGGGATTTGTTCCACCACAAATTATGAATTGGGATAAAGCGAATTTAGAAGGACAAGTTAAAGCGAAAGATATAGTTGAAACAGCGAAGAAAATGGTACCAAAAATGAAAGCAGAAGGTGCAGATGTTATCGTTGCACTAGCTCATTCCGGTGTTGATAAAAGTGGATACAACGTTGGTATGGAAAACGCGTCGTATTATTTAACAGAGGTTCCTGGCGTAAATGCAGTATTAATGGGACATTCACATACTGAAGTGAAGGATGTATTTAATGGTGTTCCAGTTGTAATGCCGGGTGTTTTTGGTAGTAACTTAGGTATTATTGATATGCAATTGAAAAAGGTAAACGGAAAATGGGAAGTGCAAAAAGATCAGTCTAAGCCGCAACTTCGTCCGATTGCTGATAGTAAAGGTAATCCATTAGTAGAATCTGATCAAAAATTAGTTAATGAAATTAAAGATGAACATGAAAAGACAATCGAATATGTAAATACACATGTAGGTGAAACGAAAGCACCAATTAATAGTTATTTTTCATTAGTACAAGATGATCCTTCCGTACAAATTGTGACAAATGCGCAAAAATGGTATGTAGAACAAGAACTTAAAAAACCAGAATACGAAAAGATTAAAGATATTCCAGTTTTATCTGCAGGAGCACCATTTAAAGCAGGTGGCCGAAACGGTGCGACATATTATACGGATATTCCAGCTGGAACGTTAGCGATTAAAAACGTTGCAGATTTATACGTGTATCCAAATACGTTATATGCTGTAAAAGTAAATGGGGCACAAGTGAAAGAATGGCTTGAAATGTCTGCAGGTCAGTTTAATCAAATTGATCCAAAGAAAACAGAAGAACAGCCGTTAGTAAATATAGGCTATCCTACATATAACTTCGATATTTTAGATGGCTTAAAATACGAAATTGATGTAACACAACCGGCGAAATACGATAAAGATGGAAAAGTTGTAAATGCAAATGCTAATCGTATTGTAAATATGACATATGAAGGTAAGCTAGTAGCTGACAAGCAAGAGTTCATCGTCGCTACAAATAACTATCGTGGAAGTAGCCAAACGTTCCCAGGTGTAAGTAAAGGGGAAGTTGTATACCAATCACAAGATGAAACACGTCAAATCATTGTGAAGTATATGCAAAAAATAAAAGATATTGATCCAGCAGCTGATCAAAATTGGACATTTAAACCGATTGTTGCAGATAAATTAAATACAACATTTGATTCTTCACCAAATGCACAAAAGTATATAAAGAAAGATGGAAAGATTTCATATGTTGGACCATCTGAAAATGAATTTGCGAAATATGCAATTGATATAACGAAGAAAAATGATGATAAAGAAACTGGTGAAGGAAATCCAACAACACCGCCAACAGGTAATGGAGAAAACCCAACACCACCAACAGAAGAAGGTAATAATGGTAATGAACCAAAACAAGATGGAAATAATACCGGATCTGGACAAACTACAACAGATGATCAAAATACAAAAGAAACAACAACAACTGTAAGTGAAAATAAAGAAGCTGAAAAAGATGAACGTGATTTACCGAAAACAGGTGCAAGTATTGCTTCTACAATTGGAGCTGGTCTTGCGTTTGTTGGAGCGGGATTACTTATGTTATTTAGAAAAAAGAAAGCGAATAGATAG
- a CDS encoding GDSL-type esterase/lipase family protein: MKKVILTIVCLLLLIISYSYFEKNDETKQNESEEKTEKTSASNWIDKQTNESFYHLVLGDSLAKGYGSTQGGFAELASKQIEAQIHKPITVENLGVNGLTTDRLAKKVQSEDVKEKIRAANIITINIGGNNLFRLNRDVGVIDSIKMLNKEKAHFEADVKNIVKTVRDQNPDALLILSELYNPLQLDDSIASYADMFLDGWNESVYSIAKVNQPSIVLPIRKLISNDKKELLFDQVHPNDKGYTIIADSFTKKVLAYKY, translated from the coding sequence ATGAAAAAAGTCATCTTAACAATTGTTTGTCTCCTCCTTCTGATCATTTCTTATTCTTATTTTGAAAAGAACGACGAGACAAAACAAAATGAATCTGAAGAAAAAACAGAAAAAACATCTGCCTCAAATTGGATTGATAAGCAAACAAATGAATCTTTTTATCATCTTGTATTAGGTGATTCACTCGCTAAAGGATATGGATCGACACAAGGTGGATTTGCTGAATTAGCTTCTAAGCAAATAGAAGCACAAATTCATAAACCAATTACAGTAGAAAACCTTGGGGTAAACGGTCTTACAACAGATCGTCTCGCTAAAAAAGTTCAATCAGAAGATGTAAAGGAAAAAATTAGAGCAGCAAATATCATTACAATTAATATTGGGGGAAATAATTTATTTCGCTTAAATCGTGATGTCGGTGTTATAGACAGTATTAAAATGTTAAATAAAGAAAAAGCTCATTTTGAAGCGGATGTAAAAAATATTGTAAAGACAGTCCGAGATCAAAATCCGGATGCTTTACTCATTCTTTCTGAACTCTATAACCCGTTACAACTCGATGACTCCATCGCAAGTTATGCAGATATGTTTTTAGACGGCTGGAATGAATCCGTTTATTCCATTGCAAAAGTGAATCAACCATCTATCGTTTTGCCAATTCGTAAATTAATATCGAATGATAAAAAAGAATTGCTCTTTGACCAAGTACACCCAAATGATAAAGGCTATACGATTATTGCCGATTCATTTACAAAAAAAGTATTGGCCTACAAATATTAA
- a CDS encoding MarR family winged helix-turn-helix transcriptional regulator, with product MESREWERIVDHLLSLVPLFYRKFMLPGEFSSQRHMPPSHTQVLLLLHENGTLAVSEIGKRLAISRPNMTPLLNKLIQEELIERHYSEKDRRVILISLTAEGKLLVNQYQQFILDKLKENFQTLSEEEREKLIHSLQTIQNLILKTNV from the coding sequence ATGGAATCACGCGAGTGGGAACGTATTGTTGATCATCTTCTTTCGCTAGTGCCTCTTTTTTATCGCAAATTTATGCTTCCTGGAGAATTTTCTTCTCAAAGACATATGCCGCCATCACATACACAAGTATTACTGCTTTTGCATGAAAACGGCACATTAGCAGTTTCCGAAATCGGCAAGCGGCTAGCGATTTCACGGCCTAACATGACACCTCTATTAAACAAACTTATTCAAGAAGAACTAATAGAGCGTCATTATAGCGAAAAAGATCGACGGGTCATTTTAATTTCCCTAACAGCTGAAGGGAAATTATTAGTAAATCAGTATCAGCAATTCATTTTAGACAAACTAAAAGAAAATTTCCAAACATTATCTGAGGAAGAGCGCGAAAAGCTCATTCATTCTCTTCAAACCATTCAAAATTTAATTTTGAAAACAAACGTATAA
- a CDS encoding DUF2062 domain-containing protein → MMRVKTTKKTYSFFQRMWRILKFQYYKLLRSPEGAKKVSLGFAIGFGLEMLVIYTASLVYVIFYPIVRLAKGSFPAAVIGNIIGKISFLPVFLFPLAYTLGKMIYPFHVQKIHHEPFTISDLFSSHIFTILKSLLQSEVYVLIGMTILGVVFGLISYFVVHYLYEKNRKLRLKKRKKRVREPLVQL, encoded by the coding sequence ATGATGAGGGTGAAAACAACTAAGAAAACATATTCGTTTTTTCAGCGGATGTGGAGAATATTAAAGTTTCAATATTATAAGTTGCTTCGATCGCCAGAAGGCGCAAAGAAAGTATCGTTAGGGTTTGCTATAGGATTCGGCTTAGAAATGTTAGTCATTTATACGGCATCGCTCGTATATGTAATATTTTATCCAATCGTCAGGTTAGCAAAGGGATCTTTTCCTGCGGCAGTTATTGGCAATATTATTGGGAAAATATCGTTTCTCCCAGTATTTTTATTTCCGCTTGCGTATACGCTAGGAAAAATGATTTATCCATTCCATGTACAGAAAATTCATCATGAACCATTTACGATATCGGACTTGTTTTCAAGTCACATTTTTACGATATTAAAGAGCTTATTACAAAGTGAAGTGTATGTATTAATTGGAATGACGATTTTAGGAGTTGTGTTTGGTCTCATTTCGTATTTCGTTGTGCATTATTTATACGAAAAGAACCGTAAGTTACGCTTGAAGAAAAGGAAGAAACGAGTGAGAGAACCACTTGTACAATTATAA
- the argF gene encoding ornithine carbamoyltransferase, translating into MSTVQVPKLNTKDLLTLEELTKEEIISLIEFAIYLKKNKQEPLLQGKILGLIFDKHSTRTRVSFEAGMVQLGGHGMFLSGKEMQMGRGETVSDTAKVLSQYIDGIMIRTFSHADVEELAKESSIPVINGLTDDHHPCQALADLMTIYEETNTFKGIKLAYVGDGNNVCHSLLLASAKVGMHMTVATPVGYEPNEEIVKKALAIAKETGAEIEVLHDPELAVNEADFIYTDVWMSMGQEGEEEKYSLFQPYQINNELVKHAKQTYRFLHCLPAHREEEVTGEIIDGPQSIVFEQAGNRLHAQKALLVSLFKNVEEPS; encoded by the coding sequence ATGTCAACTGTACAAGTACCGAAATTAAATACGAAAGATCTTTTAACACTAGAAGAATTAACGAAAGAAGAAATTATTTCTTTAATTGAGTTCGCTATATATTTAAAAAAGAATAAGCAAGAGCCTTTATTACAAGGCAAAATATTAGGGCTTATTTTTGATAAGCATTCAACTCGTACTCGTGTATCTTTTGAAGCGGGAATGGTACAACTCGGGGGACATGGTATGTTTTTAAGTGGGAAAGAGATGCAAATGGGAAGAGGAGAAACCGTTTCAGATACTGCGAAAGTATTATCGCAGTATATTGACGGGATCATGATACGTACATTCTCACACGCGGATGTAGAAGAGCTTGCAAAAGAATCTAGTATTCCTGTTATTAACGGTTTAACGGATGATCATCATCCTTGTCAAGCATTGGCAGACCTAATGACAATATATGAAGAAACAAATACATTTAAAGGAATAAAATTGGCTTACGTAGGTGACGGAAATAATGTATGTCATTCATTGTTGCTAGCGAGTGCAAAAGTCGGAATGCATATGACTGTTGCAACGCCTGTAGGATATGAACCGAATGAAGAGATTGTAAAAAAAGCGTTAGCGATTGCCAAGGAAACAGGAGCTGAAATTGAAGTTTTGCATGATCCTGAATTAGCGGTGAATGAAGCAGATTTCATTTATACTGACGTTTGGATGAGCATGGGGCAAGAGGGCGAAGAAGAGAAATATTCTTTATTTCAACCTTACCAAATCAATAACGAACTTGTTAAGCATGCGAAACAAACATATCGTTTCTTACACTGTTTACCTGCCCATCGTGAAGAAGAAGTAACAGGAGAAATTATAGATGGACCACAGTCTATCGTCTTCGAGCAAGCTGGTAATCGATTGCATGCTCAAAAAGCGTTATTAGTGAGTTTATTTAAAAATGTAGAAGAGCCTTCCTAA